In Arthrobacter sp. SLBN-112, a genomic segment contains:
- a CDS encoding glycoside hydrolase family 16 protein, translating to MLTGATSGRAYQLSLVTVTSLSLVGAALLALHADSSQVSGAPRGDLPSWRQTMVQDFNVRAGAGAVGGVYGLDMRGYDGLSDSSGFGTYTPDEVLSVHDGFLDFHLHYSNDRPRVASVIPFGYSGQTYGRYSVRFRYDSIPGYKIAFLLWPASDDWNEGEIDWPEGALDGALYGNSAIKGTRTPNGMQFDPGDRRYSAARPGQWHVATIEWRPGLVQWFLDGRLVDQTTKPGGVPDTPMRWTLQVETADDASSTFPAPGAAGHVQVDWVVQYAYTP from the coding sequence GTGCTGACTGGGGCAACTAGCGGGCGGGCGTACCAACTGTCGCTGGTCACGGTAACGTCCCTGTCCCTGGTTGGGGCGGCCCTGCTGGCGCTGCATGCCGATTCCTCACAGGTCAGCGGGGCGCCCCGGGGTGATCTGCCCTCCTGGCGCCAGACCATGGTGCAGGACTTCAACGTCCGCGCGGGTGCGGGAGCCGTGGGCGGCGTCTACGGCCTGGACATGCGCGGTTATGACGGGCTTTCCGATTCCTCAGGGTTCGGGACCTACACCCCTGACGAGGTCCTGTCGGTCCACGACGGTTTCCTTGATTTCCACCTGCACTACTCGAACGACAGGCCGCGGGTGGCCAGCGTCATTCCGTTTGGGTATTCGGGCCAGACCTACGGAAGATACTCCGTCCGGTTCAGGTACGACTCCATTCCGGGCTACAAGATTGCATTCCTGCTCTGGCCGGCCAGCGACGACTGGAACGAGGGGGAGATCGACTGGCCGGAGGGAGCCCTGGACGGGGCCCTGTACGGAAACTCCGCCATAAAGGGAACCCGGACGCCGAACGGCATGCAGTTCGATCCCGGCGACAGGCGCTACTCGGCGGCACGGCCGGGCCAATGGCACGTAGCCACCATCGAATGGCGTCCCGGCCTGGTCCAATGGTTCCTGGATGGCCGGCTCGTGGACCAGACCACCAAACCGGGGGGTGTGCCGGACACCCCCATGCGCTGGACGCTCCAGGTGGAAACAGCCGACGACGCCTCCAGTACCTTTCCTGCACCCGGCGCAGCCGGACACGTCCAAGTGGATTGGGTGGTGCAGTATGCCTACACACCCTAG